The nucleotide window TTCAACAATCCTGACAGAGCAGTGGAATACCTTTTAATGGTAAGCAGTTTATTTTACATGCACTCtgttcttttaactttttattttgttctcagaaaagaataattttaacttTGATTTACTTCTTTTAATAATATCCAATCAGTTAGACTAATCATAGAGGAACAATATCTCTAAGCAGAGCATGTGCGAGTCTGAAATTCATATTTTGAGGGTCAGAATATGTTAGAGGAAATATCAAAGTCATGCCTAGCTACCTCTacaatttccttgcttttattctttactGGTTTGTATGGATATTTATGTAAAGTATTTCAAGTTACAGTGATAGTTTTAGCTGCCAATATCTATCTCAAGAAATGATTTTGTTTGACAATGCAATAGCATTAGCTGTATTTTTGTATTAGTACTTATAACAtcacaaaggcatttttttaagttCCAGTTCAACTGGTGTTTTTAAGTTCAGCagtgttttggagaaggaaCAATATCTCACTTGATAATTGATGAAGGTGTAGTCCTTCGTCCTTGAACCGTGGTCATGGAAGGAGGTCTCGATTCCAAAAGGCACTATTTCTTTTTCGTTACTCCAGGCATGTACAGGCATTTAAAGTCAGATCTCTTTTTGACCCAAGGATTTCCTAACCCTTAAGTAGGAAGGAGTCCTGTCTTTACTGCAACAAACAGACTGTTAGTTGGAGCCTCTTATTTTGGAAGCTTTTAAGAAATGCTTCTTTACCAAGTGGATGGTCAAGCACTCCAACAGGCTCCCTGCAGAGGTGGTTAATGCTCCATGCCTCTCAGTGTTTGAGAGACATTTTTGGACAATGTCCTTAACAATAATCTTTagcttttggtcagccctggagtggtcaggcagttggactaggtgatcaTTGTAGATACCTTCCAGCTGGAACTCTTTTGTTCTAAGTGTGCACAGTCCTTGAGCTGGGCCTAATGTGATTATTATGTGGACAATGCTGTCAACTAAAAATTGTTCTAGTGCTCAGTTAAACAGTAAGCAGTTGTTTAATCTACCATAAGGCAAAAATAGCCTTTTTGCTGTCCAACAATGTTGACATTCAAAATTAACTGTATGTGAATTGGTATCGTGCTTTATTCTGTTGGATATCTGTATGAACAAGGTACATCTCACTAGTCTTGACTGGTTACAATTATACACAGTCTCAGTTATTTCAAGAGTGATAATTCAAGCTTAAGtaagaatcataggatcatagaatcgtagaatggtttgggttggaagggactttaaagattatccagttccaacctctctgccatgcgCAAGGACCCCTTTCACCAGATCAGGTTGTTTAAGgtccacccagcctggccttgtacacatccagggagggggcatccacaacttccctgggcaacctgttccagtgcctcaccatcctcatcgtgaagaatttcttcctaatgtctgatttaaatcttccccctttcagtttaaagccattccccctcattgtttcactacatgcctttgtaaaaagtctctccccagctttcttttaggccccttcaggtactggaaggccacttatgaggtctccttggagccttctcttctcctggctgaatgacaaccccagctctctcagtcagtcctcacagcagaggtgctccagcccgctgatcatctctgtggccctcctctggacccattccagcattccatatccttcttgcattgaggattccagaactgggcacagtacttAAGGTGGGGTTTCACAAGAGCATAGGTGAGcggcagaaccacctccctcggcctgctggccacacttcttttgatgcagcccaggatacggttggccgcctgggctgaGAGTGCCTTTGGCCAGGTCACAtcgagcttcttatcaatcaacatccccaagtccttctgctcacggctgctctcaatcacactGTCCCCCATCTTGTACTGAAACTGTGTGTTGCCCCAGCacagatgtaggaccttgcacttggccgtgttgaacctcatgaggctcatacaggcccacttctccagctttgtcCAGGTCCTCTGGAATGATATCCTGttcttccactgtggcaactgcaccactcagcttactgtcatctgcaaacttgctgagggtgcacttgatcttgctgtctgtgtcattgataaaaatattaaactgtaCTGGTCCCAATAGGCACCCCTGAGGGATACCAGTTGTGACGGaactccatctggactttgagccattgaccatgCTCTCTGAATATGAAGATGtaaccaattccttatccaccaaacagtgcacccatcaaatccatctgtCCAAttgagagagaaggatgtggggaaCCACGTCTAAGGCTTAAGTGTTTGCTGTTTGATCTGGACACAGACTGCAATGACAATATATGCCTGTTGAATAGGTGAAATCAACCGGTAATTTCATAAGATTAACCCATGTTCCTAATGATACTTAAATTCCCAAGAATTACTTATTTGATGGGAAAAGATACTTAAGGAATGCTCTGTAAGTCACTGATAAGAAAGAATTGCCTCAGAATTGTCATGAGTGGAATTCTCTTCCCCCTCTGTGGAGGGAGGGATATGTAGCAAGGTGATGAAGCCATATGATGATAATGAAGTGTGTGACAGGAAAAACTTGCATTTTTGACGCTGAAGGGCTTAAATGTGGGTTTGATGATTAGGTGATTTCTACCTTTATGTGCTCCTTATCTCACATGTACGGCAAAGTTTTGCCTGGAGCACCGTCTAGTATTCCCTTCCTAGATGTGGCCTTCATATGAACTGTGTATTTGTCCTTTTTGTTCAGCTGTAGTGATGAAAGTGTTTTGTGAAGAATGTGCTATAGCAAAATTTTTATTCTACATTGTGATATATATATGATGGGTTTGCCCAGCATCTTCATTGTCTGGTTACACTGAGGTTCTATGATTATTTCCATCCACCCTGTTTCTTATATTTTGTGGTTCCCAAACAGAAAGATATCCTCTTCATTTGAGGGAGATTAAATATATTCAGTTATaacactgctgctgccttctcagaATTATCTGGACCAAATGTGCTGGAATACTGtgggaaaacagaattttgtgaTGTCCTGGAAACTGAGTGGTAGCGATGTCCCAAAATTGGGTTTGTTTACTTGGTATGTGAAATGCCAGTCAAAGCACAGAGTCAAAGTATTCATTTAATTCATGTCTGCGCAGAGGTGAATGCTAGGTGGTGTTCTACAAAGCTAATGCATCACTTGAAGACATTACGATGTATTTATCTTGTTACATGGTTAGTATAAGCCTACCCAAAATTGCACTTGCAGATTATAGGATATCATATATTATTGGCTAAATGTATTTAAGTCAGCCTTGCTTGCTGTGTAAATTATGATGCATGTTCCTTGTGGGTGGAGGGTGACAAGTCCTTTTGGTCTGGAATTGAGTCAGTGGGCACAATTTCCCACTGCCACCTTTATCTTGCCTCTAGTTTCCACAGATTTGTGCTGACTTTGGCAATCACCAGCTTTATGCACCTTCTGGGATGTGTTGTTCCCTTTTTATCAGTCTTTTAGCTCCTCATCAAAGGCAAAGTTGTTAGCAAGCATGCAAAGCAAGCTGGCTTACTCAGTAAATCTCTCCTTCAGTGGTCCTCCTTGTTTACGCAGTTTCTGTTTTGACATACTCGATTGTTCTAATGGCGAACTTCTGCTGCACAGGTATGTTACGAAGAGGATGTTGTATAGTGTTCCCCTTTTAAGGCTGAGTTTAACATAGCTCCTTCCACTATTACTGCTCTCTGGAGTCCGCCTCTTTTGGGCTTGTAGTCTtacagaaatcttttcctggTGCCTGTCCCATGCCAGGCTGCTTAAGTTTATAGGCTTCAGGTAGAAGGATGGAAAGGATAAATTTAGTGCAGGAGTTCAGTATGGATGGGGAAGGCATGGTTAGGGCAGGAAGGTTGAAGAGTTCCAATGGTTGTAGGGTAAGTTCTATCTCACTTGTATAACCCACATTCTAATTTACTATAATTTTTCTCTTAGATTTGCCAGTTTCATCCCCCTGAGCCATTAGTTCCTTTGTAAAGTTGtttgaaagtggaaaataagcaaaatacaAGTTAGTTTTTAGCTGCTGATATTTGATAACATTACAGGCCTTTTCATACTTGACATACCATAAATAACAGTTGTCACACTGTTGTATTGAGGAAAGCGATCCAAAAACCCATGCTCTTGTATCTCTTCAGTTTCTTACCAGACTGTATGCCATCTGTAATCTCACCGTTAGCATTGTGTACCACAGTTCTGTTGCTGTCACGttactttattttcataacGCTGTAACATATTCTAAGTCTATTTAGTTAAAAACTTTTTCATCGTCAAATATCTTACAACAGGATTCAAAGCAAGTGTTTGTTTatggaataaaatatattttaattgatgCATTGCATACTTTACTACCGCACTATACAAATGCCATATATTTCttgtcaaaaaataaattactctttTCACAGTGTTCTCATCCAGTTGTTAATGCATACCTTCCACATCATCTTACTTCGTATTTGCAGtgaaagtaataatttttttttgcctttgttctgAAAACTATGTAAtaactgcagtaaaaaaaatacacttaagTGTTCTGTAGGTAATTATGTCATCTGTGGCTTTAGGGTATACCAGGAGATAATCAGACTGTGGCTGAACCCCCTCAAGCAGCAAGCACTGGTCCCTCTCAGTCttcagcagtggcagcagcagtagcaaCTATACCTACAACTACTAGTTCATTAGGAGGTAAGATGGGTTATATTAGAGAGGACGTCATAAACACAGGTGCTCAGGCATTCTCTGCATCAATGAATTTTAGTTTTTGGTGCTTGTGAACTGGTCAAAGTGAATTGGATAAGACCTGTAACATGGAAATTCCTTAAGTGTGGTACTTGCTTGGAACGAATGGCTTGTTGCATGGGATATACCTGGAGTAAAGCATGAAGTCtctaactctttttatttaacaaattcaAAAAATCAACtacagttttcttcaaaatagttTCCTTGTGAGTTGACATGGCTGCATACAACGCTGCCAATGTTGTATGCAATTCCACgaatcattttctgaaaggctgttgagaatCTCCATTTTAGCTTTCgcatcttctaccaacaaaaaaatgggtGCCATTGAGGGACCCAACTTGATCTTTGGCAAGAGGCAGAAGTTGCAGGGAGGCAGGTCTGGCGAACAGAGGGGTGCTTAAGGACAGTGATGTTAATAGCTAAGAAAAACTTTAGGGACAAAGTGTTGTGGACTGGCATGTTGTCTTGATTTTAACTTGCTGTACACTTctgcacaccaacattttccaactgaGAGTAAGAAAATGTCTGAATTTGAGCACATATCAGCctgtactgagtgaagcaatcaaattgagccttgtctcactgtgacaggctAGAATGTGCTCTGTAaccatctctttttctctcccctcccagtcttggttcctgagctatagggttagtctcacGTTGTCCATAAGGAgagaatggggagaatggggtgTTACAGAGCACTTCTGACACTGCTGCATTCAAAGCAGTAACTAACAGTATTGGATTTATGGGAACTCAAAGACTCCTGCCCTGTTGCAGGAGCTAGGGAACTCTGTTGTAGGCGTAGAGACAAGACAATAGACTGGGTAGGTGTCTGAATGAAGTTACTCAGAGATGAGACGTAAAGAGGAAAGGTCTGGTGATCAAGGAGACAAGGCTGTTGGATCTTAAGAGAATGCTGGTTGAAAAGAAAGTGTATTGTTTAACCTTAGTATAAAGAACTCTTGCTTGAAGCTAGAATAAGTTACTGTGAGGAAGAAAGCTCTTCTGTTCTTTGGTGAATGGTATATTGTCCATGTCAATGTCTTTTCTATCTACAATTACAGTGTaggtatgtattttattaagaGTCTtggtaactttttaaaaaacatgttatCTCATTGATTTTTCAGGACATCCACTTGAGTTTTTACGAAATCAGCCTCAGTTCCAGCAGATGAGACAAATTATTCAACAAAATCCTTCTCTGTTGCCAGCATTGCTACAGCAGATTGGACGGGAAAACCCTCAACTGCTGCAGGTGAATCCTGAAACAACAAAATGATGCTGCTAATTTTGATTTAGCTTTACAAGAAACTGGTATGTTTATGTTAACTGAGATAGTGTGTTAATAGAAGTTACAatattcttttgtttgcttgtcaGCAAACGTATGTATTGAACGTATTTTTTATGATATTAGAAATGAGTCTGAGTTCTTTTTATGACTAGAGATGCAAAAGGGCATCAAGAAGACGGAAGGGTCACTGCAACTGAACTGAAACATGAAATTGCATTTCTCATGGTtggatttaataatttttctgtatgtgaTTTTTACATATTCTTTTGACTACTTAATTCAATGAAAGTAAGTGTTCTTACTTGCCTGTAGGCAGGCTTAAACATGctttatttcagtatatttattttattctcctttgCGTCACAGCAAATAAGCCAACACCAGGAACACTTTATTCATATGCTGAATGAGCCAGTTCTAGAGTCCCGCCAAGGTTTAAGTGGCAGTGATGATGGTGCTGGCActggaggagtggctgaagcTGGAAATGGCCACATGAACTACATTCAAGTAACACCTCAGGAAAAAGAAGCTATAGAAAGGGTAAGCCTTTCTTTTTGGAAATGTTGCTTAGCTGTTGTTGTAGGGTATTTACTCTGGTGCATGCTTAAGACATGCATTAACTTAAACTTTATTTACGCTCAGTAGTTCTGCATAATTTTTGATATCGCACGCTTGTTATTTCATAGCTGTTGTAGTCTTGTTCCGGATCGCATCTCTTCTTGCTTGCCACTGAGTCTAAAATCTGTTGACTGTCTTACTTAGAAGATGCAAAGTTTTTAAGTGATATAAGGCCTTCTGTAATTATTGATTGAATGTGTTTCCCTCGGGAATAGGAACTTGGGCAGTAATTTCTCTTGCAAAAGCATGAGGTGGTACTGTTCTAGATCATGCTGTGATAGGTTTCCAGGTATGAAGGTGTGTCTGCATGAGGAGTGTTTGCGAAGTACTTGGATAGTGGATAGTAAAGAGCTCTCCTAGTTAAGTAGATTAGTTGAAGTTGCTACTTAACTAATTTATTTGTCTGTCCAGGAGAATTAGTTAATTacagctttctaaaaatacagGTAAACATGTCTGTAAGAATACACTGGGGGGCAGTATATTGCATTCATAAATACTATGTGTAAAACAGACTATATATGGATTTGTGAAGATAGCAAAGCCTCTGAGGTTTTTCTTAGATTGCAAAGACTTACGTTATACTGTGTTATTGTTTTCTATGTCAAAGACAgtctttttcagctgcaaaacaaaaggttatgtaaaaatcatcagaaaagaagaattctAATACAGGTGTCctggtcccccacaacatccttctctctaaatcggagtgatatggatttgatgggtggacagtacagtggataagaaactggttggatggtcgtattcaaagagtagtggtcagtggctcaaagtccagatggagatccatgatgagtggtgtccctcggAGGTCCATATTGGGACCGATCctcttttaatatctttatcaatgatattgacagcgagattgagtgcaccctcagcaactttgcagatgacaccaagctgagtcatgtagttgccacactagaatgatgggatgtcatccagagagatctggacagactggagaagtgggcctgtgtgaacctcacgAGGCTCAACAAGGTgaaatgcaaggtcctgcacctgggtcagggcaatccccattttcaatACGCcatgggagatgatgtgattgagagcagccctacagagaagggcttgggggtgctggtcaatgagaagctcaacatgagctggcagtgtacgctcgcagcccagaaggccgactgtatcctgggctgcatcaaaagaagcgtggccagcaggtcgagggaagtgattctgcccctctattcctctggagagacctcctctggaatactgtgtccagttctggaacagATGATGCTGTGGTGACAGCATGAGCATCTTGCTAAATGAAGAGCTGGAAACTGGTAGCCAAGGTGTAGTGCTGTGGCACTTTGCCTCACAAAGAGGCTGGAAACAGGGCTGGGTTctggggcagatttagactagacattaggaagaatttcttcatcatgagactggtgagacactggcatatgttgcccagggaagttttggctgctccatccctggaggtgttcaaggccaggttggatggggtcttgggcagcctgatctagtgggatgtgtctgcccatggcagatggGGTGGAATTAGGTGGTCCTGCCCCAACTCATTATCATGTCTTCTCTTAGGATGAGTGGGTTCTCACAGTGTGTTTCTTTTGTAACCAAGGCTATCTTTTTGCAGAAGAGATGGCTTTAAAATGAGATATCAAAAAACTATATTtacctggtctagtgggaggtgtccatgccatggcatgggggttggaactaggtgatctttaaggtcccttccaacccaaaataatctgtgattctatgattccatgtcATTTCTCTAGATCTGAAGGAAACTGACAGTTTGGTAAAATTAGACTAACAAAACTGTGTGCCTGTGTACATCTTGACAGGTCACCCTTTTGGTCGCTGTATTTCCTTCCAAATCCATTTTATGCAGTAGTGCATTACCTCTACAAAATGTTCCACAACCTGACAGAGAGCAGTATGCTGCTCCTCCTTTCATGAAAGACACACCTCAAAACTTAAGTATCTTAGTACTACAACTGGCACATTCACACTGTTTATAAGGATGAAACTAAAGCTAAGAATGGTTGATAAGGGGTAATAGGACATAATTTCTTACAGAGATTTGATCTGCCCTATATGTAAAAGGGCTTGTTGGTGCTGTGAGGATTTTAAGAACATCTCCACATGGTTGTATGTACTTGCCTTTGGTTAAAACAAAGATCGGTTTGCTGAATGTCTTTACATGCAAGAGAACCCCATTTCCCTAGGCATAGTAATAAGCTCTTCTCTACTGTTCTCATCCCCTGTTGTCACTGTGTCCCAGACATTAATTAGTTCCTTGACTAAGAAACAGATTATTTACTTCTCATGGCTGCGATGTATAGTCATTCCTTTAAAAAGTGAAAGTCCAGTTGAAACAAGTATAAGTGTGGCTTAACGTGATGTGTTGGGCTACCTGCCACTGATCACACTCTGGGACCTTCTGCTTCAGgcaacttttattaaaaaaaactgagCTTTGTATGATTAATAGTTTATAACAggcattggggtttttttctgcagcagtggaATGTGTCCTGATATTACTGTCACCCCAGTCTGTAATTTACTGTGGCAGGGAAAGAGAAGTGTCATGGGTTTATGGTGTTCCATCAGTCTTGTCCAAATCACATTTCCAAATGAGAATTCTATATGGTAAAGGCAGAAGCAACACCTTCATATTCCTTGCTCATTAAAGGCTGTATTGAGCTAGGCAGCAATGTTTGTTTCAAGAAGGCAGTAACTGCTTAAGTGGCATCTCAAGATAGTAGACATACTAAGAAGCTTAATGTACAAAATGCGCTTCctaaatgtgtttcttttcttcagttaaagGCATTAGGATTTCCTGAAGGACTTGTGATACAGGCGTATTTTGCTTGTGAGAAGAATGAAAACTTGGCTGCCAACTTTCTTCTACAACAGAACTTTGATGAAGATTGagagacatttttttatttcacaccTCACACCAGTGCATTACACTAACTTTATTCACTGGATTGTCGGGGATATTTCAGCTTATATTCATAATACTTGGTGTATGGTGTATGGGGAAGTGGAGAGAAGAGAATatagaagagaaagcagcaaagatgTCTGTTTTAAATTAGCAGATGCAGAAAATCACACAGTGTAAATTAATATACAACTAAAAATCAGCTTCTGCAGTTAATTAGTTTCTTCTATAAACTGTAGGTAaatttttttaggttttcatTCTTACTGTGCTTgttgcaaaaaaatatattgtaatgCCCtgcttcacatttctttttacttgaCATTGGTATTGCAAGTAGCCCATGCTATCTAGGTTCTACAGTTTATATTTCATGGCAACACTGGATAGCAGCTTTGTGAAACCTGAAAGATCTGAGCAAACATAAACATGAATGCCAAGATATGGGtagttattttgctttttcagattGATAAAGTGGTACAAGAAGCACAGTATTTTGTTCAAAGTTGCAGTAAatcagggttgggttttttttccaaaatgaaaccCCATTTCAGTTAAAAGTACCACTCCCTCTTTTGCCCCCTCAAATTATCTGAGAAGTTACATACATACAGGTAAAATTATTCTACTGTTTACGTTTTTTCTTGTGGAGAAGATTGATACATatctaatttcttttcaatgttATATTGCAGtaaaagttttaaaaccaaTAGATtgcatgtttggttttgttatatGCGCTCTTGCGAATTCAGTAAGCTTTTCTGCCAGCAAACAAAGTGCAAGCTTCATTTTTGTCCACTGCAATGAGACTTGACCAAATAAAATTTCACCTTCCTGCCATTGAACCAGCTTTTACAGTACAGCTGTAAACATGTGAAGACATTGGTGTTCTTTTACTCTTGTAATGGTTGTAATGTTGAAGCTGTTTCTGTTCAGTAGGGACTTTTTTTGGATTAATTCACTtgatgaggaagaggagttgATAACTTGAGATATCAAGCAAGTAATGAAATTACTCCAACGAAGAAGAATCTGCACGCAtatgtttttattgaaaataagcTCTGATTATATAGAGTTTTTAATATTACAACTTGGTACCtgtttgttatttgttttgtcATCATAAAATGTAACAATCTTCCTTTTAATATACATTGACCTTTAGACAATTTTGCCCGTTATTGCAATGctaacaatgaaaacaaattctaaTTTCATCTAAAACTATCGTATGTAGCACTTCCTGAACAGAGCTTGGGGATGTTTTGAGTTTTTACTTTTGTACTCCAATTATGTGAATTATAAATTTATCTTTACAGTAGCcaataaaatattattagtaCTACAACACTGAGCTGTTTTACCACTAATGATGTTAATGATTCAGTGGTACAACTAAAGAATGATTTTCTGCTTAGTTTGTGTATCAGTGTCTTTAATTACTACTTAAGTTCAAAGTACAAGTTaagtttctgagaaaaaagaGCGAGAAAGACTGAAACAtttctatttgtattttgtttcttcattgtttGGCTATAGTCTGTTAAATGATTATCTGCACAAAATAGTGAAATGTAttaaagcctttttctttctatcctTACATGTTTATGGTGATTTTCTAGATAATGTGTAATTCAATTGtttagattttattcttttaaaatttcataggTGTATAGCATCTAAATCATCAGTAGCACAATCCAAATCTGTCAGTAGAAGGTGTGATATTgctaaatggaaaatatctttcatgctgctttcattttagaGAAGGGAATTTTAACACCAAAGTCAGCCAGTAGACTTCAGCTAAATAAGAGTGTCAGTGTATTTATGGACTGGAAGAGATGGATTTTGATTTAACACCCTGCAGGCAAAAAAGGGGCTATTTGTTACCTGTAAAGGGCCAGCTGCCAGGTACTTGAAAAATGCTGAATTGATAAAAGGACTCATTGAATGTCCTTTACTACATAGCAAGTACCTAACTAAGACAAAAACTTCTAATTTGTGTGAGTCTTCCGTACTGATCAAACTGGTATCAGAAGTAACCATTCCTTCTTTAGGGTGATGGAGAGTAAAGGAAGAATGTGGGTGTCTCAGTCTGTTCCCTCcaatttttgttctgaaatgttTGCTTATTATAAATCTGTTTGAATTAAAGACCATTCAGCTTGATCTTTCTAAAAAAGCTAATACTTTTGGTTATTTGTAACTTGTCTGCTGTCTACTAGGGAGGGTTTATAGCTGCTGTGGCGGAAGCCTTACGAGTAATTCAGTTCGCATTTTTTAGCA belongs to Cuculus canorus isolate bCucCan1 chromosome Z, bCucCan1.pri, whole genome shotgun sequence and includes:
- the RAD23B gene encoding UV excision repair protein RAD23 homolog B isoform X2, with amino-acid sequence METYSPVINVKALKEKIESERGRDAFPVAGQKLIYAGKILNDDTALKDYKIDEKNFVVVMVTKPKAAFGAAQQSNAATATCSTTAAPTPVTALIPAAVPMQAPVPPEPDGVACESVPLSAPKEEKPAEKPPEPAASSPSSTDSTTGDTSRSNLFEDAISALVTGQSYENMVTEIMSMGYEREQVIAALRASFNNPDRAVEYLLMGIPGDNQTVAEPPQAASTGPSQSSAVAAAVATIPTTTSSLGGHPLEFLRNQPQFQQMRQIIQQNPSLLPALLQQIGRENPQLLQQISQHQEHFIHMLNEPVLESRQGLSGSDDGAGTGGVAEAGNGHMNYIQVTPQEKEAIERLKALGFPEGLVIQAYFACEKNENLAANFLLQQNFDED